In Anabrus simplex isolate iqAnaSimp1 chromosome 4, ASM4041472v1, whole genome shotgun sequence, a single genomic region encodes these proteins:
- the LOC136872421 gene encoding hemolymph lipopolysaccharide-binding protein yields the protein MTQYWVLLAVTAVLFMGDVSADQCPSTSTTNFRFSVVSRRNITGNWRVLVDTERSMAVGEQGGLAFDVEQFTSRCNDTETIQLLSSASAESPIVPPPGYELVLGRSYYKIHNEGADWEVARQTCVREGAHLLITDNSFALEVLKLFYTQYKNLIEARGYTALHVGYFDPAKDGNFISIWGKPVSKDQWETGQPEKGSYCVAAIKSGRLYARKCHNIRSFICEIKIDL from the exons GTACTCCTTGCTGTTACAGCAGTTCTGTTTATGGGTGATGTCTCCGCTGATCAATGCCCATCTACTTCAACAACCAACTTCCGCTTTTCTGTCGTCAGTCGCCGGAACATAACTGGTAACTGGAGAGTACTG GTTGACACAGAGCGATCAATGGCAGTCGGGGAACAAGGAGGACTAGCCTTTGATGTCGAGCAATTCACCAGCCGGTGTAACGATACGGAAACCATACAGCTGCTCTCTTCTGCATCAGCTGAATCACCGATAG TTCCTCCTCCTGGATATGAGCTTGTGCTGGGACGCAGTTACTACAAAATCCACAATGAAGGAGCCGACTGGGAGGTAGCCAGACAAACTTGTGTAAGAGAGGGAGCACACCTTCTAATCACCGATAACTCCTTTGCACTGGAAGTCCTCAAGTTGTTTTACACTCAGTACAAAAATTTGATAGAAGCAAGAGGTTACACAGCTCTTCATGTCGGTTATTTTGATCCCGCAAAAGATGGCAACTTTATTTCTATATGGG GGAAACCTGTTAGCAAGGACCAATGGGAAACCGGCCAACCTGAGAAAGGGTCATACTGTGTTGCTGCAATTAAATCAGGACGCCTTTACGCTAGAAAATGTCACAACATTCGTAGttttatttgtgaaattaaaatAGATTTATGA